The nucleotide window ATCCGAGAAGCCCTGAAACTCCTGGGGGACTACTCCTATTTTTTCCCTTATCTTATTACACTCTTGGGGCACGTTAAAACCAAGAACTTCAACCTTACCTTGGCTAGGCTTAATCATACAGGACAGTATCTTCACGGTAGTGGTCTTTCCCGCACCGTTCGGACCTAGAAGGGAGAACACCTCCCCATGATCCACGTGGAACGTTATCCCCTTTAAGGCCTCTTTCCTCTTATTGTAAACTTTCCACAAGTTTTCAACGTTAATTATTTTCATAAGGCTGAGTTGCCTATCTCTTATTTTAGTAATAACTTTTTCTCAAAGGGATTTGACCCTCAGTTGATAAAGGAAGGGCGAATCTCGCCTTCTAGGCGGTATCTTGTTTTTCAAGCCTTGACATAACTCTGCTCTATGGCACTCCCATCCGGTAAACTCCTAAAACATGAGGAGCGGGAGCCGATCTCTCGCGCAATACCGGAGGGGCCGTCTGTACTATAGCTGTCTGGCTACTTCTGAATAGATCACAAGATAAAATTAGATACATATCTTGAGAAAACCCTTCCTGAAGCTTCAAATAGTAAGGAAGACGTCCATCTCCTATTAGCCTTTACTTTTTCTATTACGTCCTTAAGGTTTAGTGTTTTTACTAGTAGTTTTATTGCCTCTTCAGCTGCCTTGTAATATTTCTCTGGAGCTTGTAAAACATCTCCCTTCTCTATTAAGTTATCAGCTTCCTCAATCCACTCTAAGATTAGCGGTTTTATCTGAGAGCTCGACAAGTTTTTTCACTTTTTCAGCTTCTATGGCTAGAATATCTTTAGGCAGATTTACAGTTAAAATCACTACAGCTGATTTCCATAGGTCAATAATTTCCTCATCACGCAGCCTTTTAGCTATCTCGATTACAGCGTCGTGTAAAACTCCCAAACTCCAATAACCTTCTTCTTTTACTTTTTCTATTACGTCCTTAAGGTTTAGTGTTTTTACTAGTAGTTTTATTGCCTCTTCAGCTGCCTTGTAATATTTCTCTGGAGCTTGTAAAACATCTCCCTTCTCTATTAAGTTATCAGCTTCCTCAATTAAAACATCCGAAGCAGATAGTAGATTAATACTCTCCATCAAAATGAATGTAGAGTATACCTTAATAAACCAAAATCAAAAAGAATTATTAGTCCATGTTGTGTAAAAAAGGCTAACTGAGACTATTGTAGTTGCCCTTCTGTTTGGACTTATAGCTGGTGTTACAATCGTTGTTTATATGTGCTGGGCGATAGGTGAATTGGGATACGGTTTCGAT belongs to Metallosphaera tengchongensis and includes:
- a CDS encoding PaREP1 family protein, whose protein sequence is MSSSQIKPLILEWIEEADNLIEKGDVLQAPEKYYKAAEEAIKLLVKTLNLKDVIEKVKANRRWTSSLLFEASGRVFSRYVSNFIL
- a CDS encoding PaREP1 family protein, coding for MESINLLSASDVLIEEADNLIEKGDVLQAPEKYYKAAEEAIKLLVKTLNLKDVIEKVKEEGYWSLGVLHDAVIEIAKRLRDEEIIDLWKSAVVILTVNLPKDILAIEAEKVKKLVELSDKTANLRVD